Proteins from one Impatiens glandulifera chromosome 2, dImpGla2.1, whole genome shotgun sequence genomic window:
- the LOC124924193 gene encoding zinc finger MYM-type protein 1-like, producing the protein MVDEARDSSVKEQMGVVLRYVNKKGCVIERFLAVVHVSDTTAESLKKAIDALFMKHGLSLSKLRGQGYDGASNMRGEFKGLKSLILQENPHAMYVHCFSHQLQLVLVAVAEDNIIVSELFAYVTMIVNTSGASCKRRDQLRMLQHEKIVAELENGEILTGRGKNQETNLTRPVDTRWGSHYLTLLRLCSMWSSVQEVLINVVNDASSSANRGTANGLLKKMNDYEFDIAKMKEENSRGGRDWPRAGYVEEEEENSERYGWVVKLKKTQ; encoded by the exons ATGGTTGATGAGGCTCGGGATAGTTCGGTGAAGGAACAAATGGGAGTTGTTTTGAGATATGTGAATAAAAAAGGATGTGTGATTGAACGATTTCTTGCTGTTGTGCACGTGTCTGACACTACTGCTGAGTCTTTAAAAAAGGCTATTGATGCTTTATTTATGAAACATGGTTTGTCATTGTCTAAATTGAGAGGACAAGGATATGATGGGGCTTCAAATATGCGCGGTGAGTTCAAAGGGTTAAAATCTCTAATATTGCAAGAAAATCCACATGCGATGTATGTTCATTGTTTCTCTCATCAACTTCAATTAGTTCTTGTTGCTGTTGCTGAAGACAATATCATTGTGAGTGAACTTTTTGCATATGTCACAATGATTGTGAACACATCCGGAGCATCTTGTAAAAGAAGAGATCAACTTAGAATGCTTCAACATGAAAAGATTGTTGCTGAATTAGAAAATGGAGAAATCCTTACTGGGAGAGGGAAAAATCAAGAAACTAATTTGACAAGACCTGTGGATACTCGTTGGGGATCACATTATTTGACGTTACTTCGTTTATGTTCAATGTGGTCTTCAGTGCAAGAAGTGCTGATAAATGTAGTTAATGATGCATCATCTTCTGCGAATAGAGGTACTGCAAATGGTTTACTTAAGAAGATGAAtgattatgaattt GATATTGCGAAGATGAAAGAGGAAAATAGCCGAGGAGGAAGAGACTGGCCGAGAGCAGGATATgttgaagaagaggaggaaaataGCGAAAGATACGGATGGGTGGTGAAGTTGAAGAAGACTCAATAA